A stretch of Lysobacter sp. K5869 DNA encodes these proteins:
- a CDS encoding multidrug efflux RND transporter permease subunit codes for MDLSRYFIDRPIFAAVLSILIFAAGLIALPNLPVSEYPDVVPPTVVVRAVYPGANPQAIAQTVATPLEEAVNGVQDMMYMKSVAGTDGVLVLTVTFKPGTDPDQAQVQVQNRVGQALARLPEDVRRQGVTTQKQSPTLTMLVHLVSPDGRYDSLYLRNYATLKLKDELARLPGVGQTQMFGSGDYAMRVWLDPGRIAARGLTAGDVVRAIREQNVQVSAGQLGAEPMPGGSDYLIPINSQGRLQSEAEFERIVIEAGDDGQIVRLSDVARVELDAGDYTMRAQLDNLDAVAIGVFEAPGANSIALSDAVRARMAELAERFPPGMQHRIVYDPTVFVRDSIKAVATTLAEAVLLVVLVVILFLQTWRASIIPLIAVPVSVVGTFAALYVLGFSINTLSLFGLVLAIGIVVDDAIVVVENVERNIEQGLSPLDAAHKAMREVSGPIVAIALVLCAVFVPMAFLSGVTGQFYRQFAVTIAISTVISAINSLTLSPALAARLLRPHGAAKDAPTRLIERLFGGLFAAFNRMFGVGAQRYQAAVSRMLGRRGAVAAVYLALLLATGAMFHAVPAGFIPTQDKLYLIGGIKLPEGASLSRTDAAIRKMSAIAMRTPGVHAAEAYPGLNPLQFTNTPNTGTLFFELEPFAARSRSAAQINDELNQKFAALQDGAAFSFMPPPILGLGTGSGYALYVQDRDGQGYGALQSALNDYTAAISQTPGLGYPISTYQANVPQLDAQVDRTKAKAQGVALSEVFDTLQTYLGSAYVNDFNRFGRTWQVIAQADGSHRDSVEDVGRLQLRNRRGEMVPLASLVTLRETYGPDPVIRYNGYPAFDLAGEADPRALSSGQAMRALESLAQTTLPRGMRIEWTDLSYQQATQGRAALIVFPLAILLAFLVLAALYESWTLPLAVILIVPATLLSALVGVWLDGGDNNVFVQVGLVVLMGLACKNAILIVEFARELELQGRGTVEAALEACRLRLRPIVMTSVAFIAGTVPLLFGHGAGSEVRAATGATVFAGMLGVTLFGLFLTPVFYVALRRWATRRAARPAAAAAQAA; via the coding sequence ATGGACTTGTCCCGTTACTTCATCGACCGCCCGATCTTCGCCGCGGTGCTGTCGATCCTGATCTTCGCCGCCGGCCTGATCGCGCTGCCGAACTTGCCGGTCAGCGAATACCCCGACGTGGTGCCGCCGACCGTGGTGGTGCGCGCGGTCTATCCCGGCGCCAATCCGCAAGCCATCGCCCAGACCGTGGCCACGCCGCTGGAGGAAGCGGTCAACGGCGTGCAGGACATGATGTATATGAAATCGGTGGCCGGTACCGACGGCGTGCTGGTGCTCACCGTCACCTTCAAGCCCGGCACCGATCCCGACCAAGCCCAGGTGCAGGTGCAAAACCGCGTCGGCCAGGCGTTGGCGCGCTTGCCCGAAGACGTGCGCCGCCAAGGCGTGACCACGCAGAAACAATCGCCGACGCTGACGATGTTGGTGCATCTGGTCTCGCCCGACGGCCGCTACGACTCGCTGTACCTGCGCAACTACGCCACGCTCAAGCTCAAGGACGAACTCGCGCGATTGCCCGGCGTCGGCCAGACCCAGATGTTCGGCAGCGGCGATTACGCCATGCGCGTGTGGCTCGATCCGGGCCGGATCGCCGCGCGCGGTCTGACCGCCGGCGATGTGGTGCGCGCGATCCGCGAACAGAACGTGCAGGTCTCCGCCGGCCAGCTCGGCGCCGAGCCGATGCCGGGCGGCAGCGATTATCTGATTCCGATCAACAGCCAGGGCCGGCTGCAGAGCGAGGCCGAGTTCGAGCGCATCGTGATCGAGGCCGGCGACGACGGCCAGATCGTGCGCCTGTCCGACGTGGCCCGGGTCGAGCTCGACGCCGGCGATTACACGATGCGCGCGCAGCTCGACAATCTGGACGCGGTCGCCATCGGCGTGTTCGAGGCGCCCGGCGCCAATTCCATCGCGCTCTCCGACGCGGTGCGCGCGCGCATGGCCGAGCTGGCCGAACGCTTTCCGCCGGGCATGCAGCACCGCATCGTCTACGACCCGACCGTGTTCGTGCGCGATTCGATCAAGGCCGTCGCGACCACGCTGGCCGAAGCGGTGCTGTTGGTCGTGTTGGTGGTGATCTTGTTCCTGCAGACCTGGCGCGCTTCGATCATTCCGCTGATCGCGGTGCCGGTGTCGGTGGTCGGCACGTTCGCGGCGCTGTACGTGCTGGGATTTTCGATCAACACGTTGAGCTTGTTCGGCTTGGTGTTGGCGATCGGCATCGTGGTCGACGACGCCATCGTCGTGGTCGAGAACGTCGAGCGCAACATCGAGCAGGGGCTGAGCCCGCTCGACGCCGCGCATAAGGCGATGCGGGAAGTGTCCGGCCCCATCGTCGCCATCGCCCTGGTGCTGTGCGCGGTGTTCGTGCCGATGGCGTTCCTGTCCGGCGTCACCGGCCAGTTCTATCGCCAGTTTGCGGTCACCATCGCCATTTCCACGGTGATCTCGGCGATCAATTCGCTGACCTTGTCGCCGGCGCTGGCCGCGCGCCTGCTGCGGCCGCACGGCGCGGCGAAGGATGCGCCGACCCGCTTGATCGAGCGGTTGTTCGGTGGGCTGTTCGCTGCGTTCAATCGCATGTTCGGCGTCGGCGCGCAGCGCTATCAGGCCGCGGTGTCGCGCATGCTCGGCCGCCGCGGCGCCGTGGCGGCGGTGTATCTGGCGCTGCTGCTGGCGACCGGCGCGATGTTCCACGCGGTGCCGGCCGGCTTCATCCCCACTCAGGACAAGCTCTACCTGATCGGCGGCATCAAGCTGCCCGAAGGCGCCTCGCTGTCGCGCACGGACGCGGCGATCCGCAAGATGAGCGCGATCGCGATGCGCACGCCCGGCGTGCACGCGGCCGAGGCCTATCCCGGCCTCAACCCGCTGCAGTTCACCAACACGCCCAACACCGGCACGCTGTTCTTCGAGCTCGAACCCTTCGCCGCGCGCAGCCGCAGCGCGGCGCAGATCAACGACGAGCTCAACCAGAAATTCGCCGCCTTGCAGGACGGCGCGGCGTTCTCGTTCATGCCGCCGCCGATCCTCGGGCTGGGCACCGGTTCGGGCTACGCGCTGTACGTGCAGGACCGCGACGGCCAGGGCTACGGCGCCTTGCAGAGCGCGCTCAACGACTACACCGCGGCGATCTCGCAAACGCCCGGGCTCGGCTATCCGATCAGCACCTATCAGGCCAACGTGCCGCAGCTCGACGCGCAGGTCGACCGGACCAAGGCCAAGGCGCAGGGCGTCGCGTTGAGCGAGGTGTTCGACACCTTGCAGACCTATCTGGGCTCGGCTTACGTCAACGACTTCAACCGCTTCGGCCGGACCTGGCAGGTGATCGCGCAGGCCGACGGCAGCCATCGCGACAGCGTCGAAGACGTCGGCCGCCTGCAGCTGCGCAACCGGCGCGGCGAGATGGTCCCGTTGGCGTCGCTGGTGACGCTGCGCGAGACCTACGGCCCCGATCCGGTGATCCGCTACAACGGGTATCCCGCCTTCGATCTGGCCGGCGAAGCCGATCCGCGCGCGCTGTCGTCGGGACAGGCGATGCGCGCGCTGGAATCGCTGGCGCAGACGACGCTGCCGCGCGGCATGCGGATCGAATGGACCGACCTGAGCTATCAGCAGGCGACCCAGGGCCGCGCCGCGCTGATCGTGTTTCCGCTGGCGATCTTGTTGGCGTTCCTGGTGCTGGCGGCGTTGTACGAGAGCTGGACCCTGCCGCTGGCGGTGATCCTGATCGTGCCGGCGACGCTGCTGTCGGCACTGGTCGGGGTGTGGCTCGACGGCGGCGACAACAACGTGTTCGTGCAGGTCGGGCTGGTGGTGCTGATGGGTCTGGCGTGCAAGAACGCGATCCTGATCGTCGAGTTCGCGCGCGAACTGGAGCTGCAAGGCCGCGGCACCGTCGAGGCCGCGCTGGAGGCTTGCCGCCTGCGTCTGCGGCCGATCGTGATGACCTCGGTGGCCTTCATTGCCGGCACCGTGCCGCTGCTGTTCGGCCACGGCGCCGGCAGCGAGGTGCGCGCGGCGACCGGTGCGACGGTGTTCGCCGGAATGCTCGGCGTCACACTGTTCGGCCTGTTCCTGACCCCGGTGTTCTACGTGGCGCTGCGGCGCTGGGCGACGCGGCGGGCTGCGCGTCCGGCCGCGGCGGCGGCGCAAGCGGCGTGA
- a CDS encoding multicopper oxidase domain-containing protein: MTDPQRRRFLIGLTVGGAATVAGPIAMWRYTGGHGHSLGPLPDLQSLPPDARFVQPLRIPGGDGLMAEIDLRKPLELSAQVVGQALFPGPPTQLWSYAAGTALNPLLRARRGDSIDVGLSNRLSEDTTVHWHGLHVDEANDGSGLHPVAAGGQRRYRLRVDNRAGLYWYHAHPHGRTGKQLQHGLAGLLLVEDAEELALRQRLGLRWGERDLPLMIADKQVDARNAIVYKDGADDWIGNRVLVNWTPEPYLDVIPAWYRFRLANVSNARLLRPCFLHEDKPLPMLLIGSDGGLLERAWPIDDLFLAPAQRADVLVDFGALKPGAKAVLRSLDYVAMENEDESGAFAPDPMGDHPGAAAMGAPLDLMELRVIECATERPPAKLPPLDAMAQVPPPPDTADWPVRALRLRMDEQGRWFINDWNFHLSGHAPAFTVKRGTREVWEIRNSMTSMPHPMHLHGFQFRVVSRAISPPDIRGRQVAPGGLTPQDLGWSDTVVVWPGEIVRLAIDFSQPFSGVQRYMLHCHNLEHEDMGMMLTFAVAD; encoded by the coding sequence ATGACCGATCCGCAACGCCGCCGCTTCCTCATCGGCCTCACCGTCGGCGGCGCCGCGACCGTCGCCGGACCCATCGCGATGTGGCGCTACACCGGCGGCCACGGCCACAGCCTGGGACCGCTGCCGGATCTGCAATCGCTGCCGCCGGACGCGCGCTTCGTGCAGCCGCTGCGGATTCCCGGCGGCGACGGCCTGATGGCCGAGATCGATCTGCGCAAGCCGCTGGAACTGTCGGCGCAGGTCGTCGGCCAAGCCTTGTTTCCCGGCCCGCCGACGCAGCTGTGGAGCTACGCCGCCGGCACCGCGCTCAACCCGCTGCTGCGCGCGCGCCGCGGCGACAGCATCGACGTCGGCCTGAGCAACCGCCTGAGCGAAGACACCACAGTGCACTGGCACGGCCTGCACGTGGACGAAGCCAACGACGGCAGCGGCCTGCATCCGGTCGCGGCCGGCGGCCAGCGCCGCTATCGCTTGCGCGTGGACAACCGCGCCGGCTTGTACTGGTATCACGCCCATCCGCACGGCCGCACCGGCAAGCAGCTGCAACACGGGCTGGCCGGGTTGTTGCTGGTCGAGGACGCGGAAGAACTCGCGCTGCGCCAGCGCCTGGGCCTGCGCTGGGGCGAGCGCGACTTGCCGCTGATGATCGCCGACAAACAGGTCGACGCGCGCAACGCCATCGTCTACAAGGACGGCGCCGACGATTGGATCGGCAACCGCGTGCTGGTCAACTGGACGCCGGAGCCTTACCTCGACGTGATTCCGGCGTGGTATCGCTTCCGCCTCGCCAACGTGTCGAACGCGCGTTTGCTGCGGCCGTGTTTCCTGCACGAAGACAAGCCATTGCCGATGCTGCTGATCGGCAGCGACGGCGGTTTGCTCGAACGCGCGTGGCCGATCGACGATCTGTTCCTGGCGCCGGCCCAGCGCGCCGACGTGCTGGTCGATTTCGGCGCGCTCAAGCCCGGCGCCAAGGCGGTGCTGCGCAGCCTCGATTATGTGGCGATGGAAAACGAGGACGAGTCCGGCGCGTTCGCGCCCGACCCGATGGGCGACCATCCCGGCGCGGCGGCGATGGGCGCGCCGCTGGATCTGATGGAGCTGCGGGTGATCGAGTGCGCCACCGAACGCCCGCCCGCCAAGCTGCCGCCGCTCGACGCGATGGCCCAGGTGCCGCCGCCGCCGGACACCGCCGATTGGCCGGTGCGCGCGCTGCGCCTGCGCATGGACGAGCAAGGCCGCTGGTTCATCAACGACTGGAATTTCCACCTCAGCGGCCACGCGCCGGCGTTCACGGTGAAGCGCGGAACGCGCGAGGTCTGGGAAATCCGCAACAGCATGACCAGCATGCCGCACCCGATGCATCTGCACGGCTTCCAGTTCCGGGTGGTCTCGCGCGCGATCAGCCCGCCGGACATCCGCGGGCGCCAGGTCGCGCCCGGCGGTTTGACGCCGCAGGACTTGGGCTGGAGCGACACCGTGGTGGTGTGGCCCGGCGAAATCGTGCGCCTGGCCATCGATTTCTCGCAGCCGTTTTCCGGCGTCCAGCGTTACATGCTGCATTGTCACAACCTCGAACACGAGGACATGGGCATGATGCTGACCTTCGCCGTCGCCGACTGA
- a CDS encoding TetR/AcrR family transcriptional regulator: MNATTAPAKRMAKAERREQLLETAMAIVREQGTDALTLGYLAERAGVSKPIAYEHFGTRSGLLIALYKRIDERQAVTVAQDFERTPKRLGDVARLIGESYMSCFRTAGPECHAIFAALKGDEEMERVQRELTAGYVEFYRGLLAPYAKVGAGELQRRCIAIVGAGEALSREMTHGRIEEADAAATLAALIEATIARA; the protein is encoded by the coding sequence ATGAACGCCACTACCGCTCCCGCCAAGCGCATGGCCAAGGCCGAGCGCCGCGAGCAATTGCTGGAAACGGCGATGGCGATCGTGCGCGAGCAAGGCACCGACGCCCTCACCCTGGGCTATCTGGCCGAGCGCGCCGGCGTCAGCAAACCCATCGCTTACGAACATTTCGGCACCCGCTCGGGCCTGCTCATCGCGCTGTACAAGCGCATCGACGAACGCCAAGCCGTCACCGTCGCGCAGGATTTCGAGCGCACGCCCAAGCGCCTGGGCGATGTCGCGCGGCTGATAGGCGAGAGCTACATGAGCTGCTTCCGCACCGCCGGCCCGGAATGCCACGCGATCTTCGCCGCGCTCAAGGGCGACGAGGAAATGGAGCGGGTGCAGCGCGAGCTCACCGCCGGTTACGTCGAGTTCTATCGCGGCTTGCTGGCGCCGTATGCGAAGGTCGGCGCGGGCGAACTGCAACGTCGCTGCATCGCCATCGTCGGCGCGGGCGAAGCGCTGTCGCGCGAGATGACGCATGGGCGCATCGAGGAAGCCGACGCGGCGGCGACTTTGGCGGCGTTGATCGAGGCGACGATCGCGCGCGCTTGA